Proteins co-encoded in one Leptidea sinapis chromosome 16, ilLepSina1.1, whole genome shotgun sequence genomic window:
- the LOC126968622 gene encoding uncharacterized protein LOC126968622: MNTDAPSPATPESVIFNEDVDSNHSDPTTSFQFPSIPRRRKNPIELQEAGKTMKDAMTSLNKVLNKPQAVEDDFDRYGKILANKLRKLSESDSIKMMYEIDGLFIKRMNNTPPHFTRPSPTYTVYSEPTQRQQIQHPAESPTYYVRPESSSTSYSDPGVQTSSVAFSDTNTIQIISDEILRSPYPEYNTANDVLGQAFRKA; this comes from the exons ATGAACACGGATGCACCA tcACCAGCTACACCAGAAAGTGTTATTTTCAATGAAGATGTGGATAGCAATCACTCAGATCCTACGACTTCTTTTCAGTTTCCATCAATACCGCGACGCCGTAAGAATCCAATAGAACTGCAAGAAGCTGGGAAGACGATGAAAGATGCAATGACTTCACTGAATAAAGTTTTGAATAAACCACAAGCGGTGGAAGATGATTTTGATCGTTACGGCAAGATTCTGGCTAATAAGTTGCGTAAACTATCTGAATCAGACAGTATAAAAATGATGTACGAAATAGATGGATTATTCATCAAGCGAATGAATAACACACCTCCACACTTCACACGTCCTTCACCAACGTATACTGTATATTCAGAGCCAACCCAACGCCAACAAATACAACATCCAGCCGAATCACCCACATACTACGTACGGCCTGAATCGTCATCTACTTCCTATTCGGATCCAGGGGTTCAAACTTCTTCCGTGGCCTTTTCTGATActaatacaatacaaattatatCTGATGAGATCTTGAGGTCACCATACCCAGAGTACAATACAGCCAATGATGTGTTAGGTCAGGCTTTTCGTAAAGCTTAA